The following DNA comes from Ornithinimicrobium avium.
GCTCACGTGGCCCTCCTCCCAGTAGACCGAGCCTCTCATGTGCGGAGGCCCACCGGCAACCTCGCCGCGGCATGATCGGACGAGCGTAGCCGTCCTCAGCGCGGCAATACAGTGAGTTCGAGGGCGAGCACGGGGGGTGCTCAGGCATTGCCTCCATACTGCTAGGCAGCGTGACATGACACTCAAGGAGGAGAGCCGTGCCGGACATTGCGCAGCTGATCGTCCGCGACATCGCCGAGGCCCCGTGGTTGCTGGTCATTATTGGAGTGCCGCTCGTCCTCGGTGGTGTCGCTGCGCGAGCAGGCTCGCGACTCGGCTGGGTCGCTGTCGGGCTCACCAGCGCGATGCTTCTCGTCTATCTGGCGTACTACGCGATTCCGTTGCCCAACCTTGGCGCGGCACGAGTAGCCGTCATCGCCATCTCGGTGGCCTTTCTGGCAAGCGCAACCGCCGCTATCGGGTACTTCCGAGGGAGCGCGAGGGTGAACTCCTCGGCGTGACCTAGGCCCACGTGCGTGACGTGCAGATCCACGACTCGCGGGTCACCGCCGTCTCGGTGCGCCGCGGTCCCACCAATCGACCGATGGCTCGTCGCGGTTGATAAGGGACGCGGTCAGCTCGATCGACCCGAGATCGCAGAACTTCCACAATTCCTTGGCCGCCCGCGAGTACTGGAAAAGAACTCGGTCGACCTCCAAGGCGTCCAGCTGCCCCGACCGGAAAGCGTCGATCGCCTCACCAACCCGCTCCACCAGTTTGGCCAGCTCGGCCTCGTGGTATGCAGCGATTGCCTCCCGCGCAGCTCGCCGCTCCGCCTTACTCGACACAACTGTGAGGCTACTCCCGGCTGGCCACCGTCAGAGCCAGCCGGAGAGCTCGACCTCATCTCCACTTGCGGCATTTCCGGATATCCGTCAGGATGCGTCGCCGAGTTTGCGGATGACGTACTGGTTGAGAGCCGGCGCGGCCCGCCGACCCAGTGCAGGCGCTGCGGCACGGCCAGATCGATGCCGCGCTGGTCCGCACCTCGCCCCCCGCTGACCCGGCGCACTCGGACCTGGTGTCGCTGACGTTGTTCACCGAGAAGCTGGTCGCGGCCCTGCCCGCCACAGACTCCAGAGCGCAACAGACCAGTGTCACCCTCCAGGAGCTGTCCGAAGGCCCGCTCGCCGTCTGTGCCACCGCCCCCACGGCCACCGCCGACCTGTGGGCCCACCACGGTCCATCGCCGCGCACCGTCCGCGTGGCGAACACCGACGAGTGGCTCGCCCGAATCACCCTAGGCTAGGCCGTCGGGATCACCGCCGAGGCCACCACCTACAACCACCAGTCTCCTGAGATCGCCTACCTCCCCATCGAGGACGCCCCGCTGGCACAGGCCCGCCTTCTGTGGCCCGCGGCCGGTGCCCACCCGCAGGCGCAACCGTTCGTGCAGGATCCGCCGGGGCAGACCGCGGCTGGTCAGCGTCTGGGGATCGTCCTCTCGGCGGTGATCCGCCTCATGGCTTGCGGTGGGGTGCCGCGGCCTGGCCGTCCCCCGCGAGCCGCTGCAGCAGCAGGGACATCCGGGGCGCGATGACCTCGGTCGTCGCGATGGCCGTGCTGCTGCGGTGCACGCCTGGCGCCAGCTGGATGCGCTGGGTGATCCGATGCAGGTCGACCGTGTCGCGCGCGACGACCCTGAGCATGAGATCCGCGTCCCCGGTGGTGGTGTGCGTCTCGACGACCTCCGGGATCGCGGCGATCGCCGCGTAGACATGGTCGATCTCCTGCTGCGACACCGACACGGTCACGAAGGCGAGCAGCGGACGTCCCAGCGCCGCCGGCGACAGGGCGGTGCTGGGCGGCCGCAGCGCGCCGCCCTCACGGAGCTTCTTCAGGCGCGCGTGCACCGTGTTGCGCGAGATCCCGAGCCGAGCGCTGATCTCGACCAGTGAGGCGTCCATGTCGCCGTCCCGGGCCAAGAGGATTCGGGCATCGACCGCGTCGAGGGTGTGCACCTGACCGACGCTACACCAAGCGCAACCCACCTGGACTATGCATCTGCATACCTGGTGTTTAAGCGGTTGTGCATCTGAGTTGCCCTGCCTACATTTCTCAGGCATGACTACACAACCCGAGCACCTCGACCTGCCCCGGATCGACCTGCGAGGGTTCGTCTCGCCCGTGCAGCTGCTGCCCCGGCTCGGCGATCACCTTGGGCTGGAGGTCTGGTGCAAGCGAGACGACCTGGGCTCGGTCGGTCTGGCGGGCAACAAGGTGCGCAAGCTCGAGGCCGAGCTGGCCCACGCGCGGGCGCTGGGGGCGACCCACATCGTGACCGAGGGATCCCGGCACTCCAACGCGACTCGTGCTGCGGCGGCCGCTGCCGCCGCCCTCGGTCTGCGGTGCACGCTCGTGCTTTGCCACGACGAACCGAAGGAGCCGGTGGGCAACCTCCTGCTCGATGCTCTCTTCGGTGCCGACCTCCGGCTCGTGGGCGACGTGTCCTGGGTGGAGCTGGCGGGGCTGACCACGGACGTGGTGCGCGAGCTCGAGGTTGCTGGCGAGCGCGTGCACCGGCTACCTATAGGCTCGGCCACCGGTCGTGGGGCGGCGAGCTTCGTGCACGCCTACCTCGAGGCCACCGACCAGCTCGCCGCACACGGCGTGGCACCAAGGACTATCGTGCACGCCAGCTCGGGAGGCAGCACGCACGCCGGGCTCGTCCTGGGGCGGACGCTGCGGGGGCAAGCCACGCGCATCCTGGGCGTCGTCGTCGCCGGGGAGGTCTACGAGGACGTCCCGGGTACCTACCTCCGGCTCGCGAACGAGGGGGCCGACCTCGTCGCGCCGGGTCTCCGGGTCACCGGTTCCGACCTCGAGCTGACTCAGGACTACCTGGGAGAGGGGTACGGCGAGGCGGCTCCGGGGGTGACCGAGGCCATCGACCTCATGGCGCGGCTTGAGGGGATCGTGGTCGATCCCGTCTACACCGCCAAGGCCGTCGCCGCGATCATCGACCTGGCCGGGAGAGGGCTCATCGAGGGGCCGGTGCTCTTCTGGCACACCGGCGGCTACCACTCGATGTTCGACCCGAGCCTGGCGGCGAGAGTGTGGGCCAACCTGCCTCGCCTCCGGGACCTCCGGCTCTAGCGCTCGTCGCCGCCTGGGTCGAGGTTGACGGGTCTGGCCATTCGGAGGGCCGCATAGTATCTCCGAGGACAAAGGCCACGGGACCCGAGCGACGAGAACGGGACGCGCCGTGCGGATGCCGAACCCGTGTTTCGGGAAGGCCGACGAGAGCGAGACCTCTCGTCAGCGGTTGAACGGTCTGCACCCGCGCCACAGCAACCGGCAAGACTTGCACGATCAGGAGCTCCCAGCGCGAGTTGTGCAACGTCGCGCGCCTCGCGGCAGGAGCGTGCGCGAGCTTCATGACACGATGGCACGGTGTCCACCAGTCGCACCCGCTTTCGTATCGCAGTGTTGGTGGCGGCCGTCCTCATCGTCGGTGGCTTGCTTGTCAGTGCCGTCATCGGCCCCAACTCCTATGGCTGGTTCGCTTACCAACCCGTGCCCGCCGACGGGCCCGTGCCGGTGATGCTGTTTCCCGAGCAACTGCTAGCGCTCGGCGTCACGCTCACCGGGGCGTTGTTGCTGAGCCTGCTCATCGGGATTCGGATCGGGAGACGGTATTCGGGTGAGCCAACACGGGGAGGCTGACGCCAGCGCGAGCGACTGGCGGCAGTAGCGTGCGGCCACGCTCAGTGCGGCAGATGCGCGCGTTTAGCCCGGGTGCTGGTCGAGCCACTTCTCGGGGGTAAGCGCAGCCGGGGCGGGTTTGCCGATCCTGTCCACCACGGGCTTCCAGACCTTGTCGGGGACGTCTTCTGCGAACCATCCGAATCTGACCAGGCTGGGATGCTCTCGGATGGCATGAATGTCCTTGCTGCTGAGGTTGACCTTGCGAACTAGTTGGAGCTCCTCGAGCGCCGGCGCGGCCAGGATGGGTGCGATTGAGGACAGGCCCTTCATGGAACCCAGTTCGACGCGTGTCAAGGCTGGCATACCGGCGCTCAATGGGAGGGTCTGCACTCTAGGCAGTCCGTACAAGCTGAGCAGCTCGAGGGTTGAGAGCTGTGCGACGTCACCAAGGTCGCTCATGCCGCGGACCTGGTTCACGACCAGCACCCTCAAACTCCGACACCCCGCAATGTGGCGGACGTTCGTCCCGGAGCCACCGCGGATGTCGAGGAACTCCAACCGGGGGAGGCACGCCAAGAGGTTGTCTGGATGCTTCACTGCCCAGAGCGTCAACCGCTTGACTGGCTGCAGCCAGTCGACATCAGCGTCCACCAGCGTGGCGTGGTCGATCCTGACTTCGTCCTTGGACCCCCACCACGCGGCTCTGGCCGCCCCTTCTGACTTGGACACGGCAAGGATCCTGCCAGTAGGTCCGCTTTGAAGGGCGCGAGACACGGCTGGCGGCATGACCGGATGCTGCTACTGAGGTAGCAAATATCATCCTACTCGGGTAGCATCGATGCATGAAGGTGAGTGTGAGTCTGAGCGAGCAAGACCTCGCGGCCCTCGACCGTTACGTGGAAGAAGCTGGCCTCGAGTCGAGGTCCGCTGCCGTCCAGCAGGCCATCCGCCGTCTGCAAGACCCGCAGCTGGAGGCGGCCTATGCCGCCGCCTGGGAGGAGTGGGCCGTCGCAGGGGACGAAGACGCGTGGGCGTCAACGTCCGCGGACGGGCTGACCGATGCTGCGCGGTGAGATCCTTCTCGTCGATCTGGATCCGGTGCGCGGCAGCGAGGCCAACAAGCGGCGGCCCGCGGTGCTCGTCAGCAATGATCGGGCGAACACCATGGCTGAACGACTCGGTCGTGGAGTAGTCACCGTCGTGCCCGTGACCAGCAACGTGGAGCGGATCTTCCCGTTCCAGGTGTTGCTGCCAGCCGACGAGACAGGACTGCGGGTGGACTCCAAGGCCCAGGCGGAGCAGGTGCGCTCCGTCGCAGTCGAGCGGGTCGGTTCTGCGGTAGGCCGGGTGTCGCACCGCCTTATGGCCGCGGTCGACGAAGCGTTGCGAATCCATCTGCAACTGTGACCGCCCGACGCGCGGCAGTAGCGTGCGGCCACGCTCAGTGCGGCTACGTGTTTCATTGACGTCAGGATCGGGCCCGGCCAGGCTCGGTCTGAGGTGACCGGGGTGGTCGCTCTCAGTGCGGCTGCCCACGCCGTTGGCGTGAGGCTTACATTTGGCCTGCGTCGCCCCGGTCACCGCCAGGGCCGGGAGAGGCTCGAGAGGGGTTTGCCCAGCCGTACGTAGCGGTGCCCTCCCAGCTCGACACGAAGTGATGTCGACGCAAGGGAGCAAGGGCATGGACGCAGAGAACCCGCTGGTCGTGATCGGGATGGACCCGCACAAGCGCACCGTCACGATCGAGGTGATGACCAGCCACGAGCAGGTCGTCGGTGGCGGCCGGTTCACTACCGACGCCGACGGCTACGCCCAGCTGCTGGGCTACGCGCGGCAGTGGCCGCAGCGCCTGTGGGCGGTCGAGGGCTGCGCCGGGATCGGCAAGCACGTGGCCTCCCGCCTGGTCGCTGACGGTGAGGACGTGGTCGACGTGCCGGCGAAGATGTCCGCGCGGGTGCGGGTCTTCGCCACCGGCCAGGGCCGTAAGACCGACGCCACCGATGCCCACTCCATCGCCCTGGTCGGTGTCCGCATGGGCGGGCTGCGCCCAGTCGTCGACGACGAGCAGCTGGAGGTGCTGCGCATGTGCGTGGACCGGCGCGCGTCCCTGGGGGCCGAGCACACCCGCAAGGTGTGCCAGCTGCACAAGCTGCTGCTCGAGCTCATCCCCGGCGGGGCCAAGCGGTCCCTGTCCGCGGCGCAGGCAAAGGAGCTGCTCAAGAAGGTCCGCCCGACGACCGTGGCGGGCAAGGTGCGCAAGGCCCACGCGGTCGAGCTGGCCGAGGACCTGGCCAAGATCTACGCCCGCACCAAGGCCGCGGACAAGGAGCTGAAGTCGCTGGTGAAAGCCACCGGGACCGGCCTGATCGACCTGCACGGCATCGGCCCCTCCGGCGCCGCGCGGCTGCTGGTCGAGGTCGCCGACATCACCCGCTTCCCCGACCGCAACCACTTCGCGTCCTGGACAGGCACCGCCCCCGTGGACGCCTCCTCCGGGGACCACACCCACCACCGGCTCTCCCGCAAGGGGAACCGGCAGATCAACCGGGTGCTGCACATCATGGCCGTCGTCCATCTGCGGCACGCGACCGAGGGCCGTGCCTACTACGACCGCAAGGTCGCTGCCGGCAAGACGCCGATGGAAGCGATGCGTTGCCTCAAACGGCGCCTGTCCGACCTGGTCTATAAGGCGATGCTCGACGACCTCGCCGGGCCCACGGCGACGGGCCCGGGAGGGCAACGGGGTGACGACTCTGACTCCAGCGTGACCGGCTCACAACCCGATGCCGGCTCTTCGGACAAGCCACTTCCCGGACCCGCCACCACCAAGCGTAGAACCTCCCTCCCAGCGGCGTCTTGACACAGAGGGGTGCCAGTAGCGTGTGGGCGGTGTCAGGGCGAGGGCGGTGGTTGCTGACCGTTGCAGGCCGCGCCAGCCCCAAGGTGGATCGTCTCGCTGTCGGCGTCTACCGTGACCGTCAGATTAAGGCACATCGGTTCGGCGACCATGAGCCCACCGGGAAATGCGAACCACCCAGTCCCGGCGCAGCCGTCGGTCCAGACTCGGGAGGAGAAGGCTGGTGGACTGCCCCACCCGATGAGCGCGCCCTGGGATGCGTGTTCAACCTCGATGCTCATGGGCGCGTTGGCCCGTAGTAGCAGCCCGGTCTTGGCGAAGTAGTTCGGCGGGGGCTCATCTGGTCGTTGGACGGCCTGGAGGGCGTGCGTGGCGCTCTCCGATGTGGGAAGGGCCACGGAGCCGAGGATGGCCTGATACTCCGTCGGGACCTCAGCCGCGTTGTCGATGGCGTCCACGCATTCCAGCATGAGGCCATCAGGCTTGGCGTCCGCAGAACTTATGAGCTCCGGGGAGTGCGTCGGTGGGGTATTGCTCGGGGCCAGGTCCTCGTTGCAGGCTGCGACGACGAGAGCAGCCAGAAGGGAGATGGCGACCGGTCGCATAAGGCCAACTATGCCCGATCGTGCCGCTGCCTAGGTGGCAACTTTGTGCGAGCGGCCCGCAAGGGATGCGGCTCACGCGTCTCCGCCCGCATGCTTCGGGGAGCCCTCCTAAGGGGAGGCCCTGGCATGGCAACTCGCGGCATGGTCGGACGCTACGCGACGACAGCGGCATGGTCGGACGCTACGCGACGACAGCGGCATGGTCGGACGCTACGCGACGACAGCGGCATGGTCGGACGCTACGCGACGACAGCGGCATGGTCGGACGCTACGCGACGACAGCGGCATGGTCGGACGCTACGCGACGACAGCGGCATGGTCGGACGCTACGCGACGACAGCGGCATGGTCGGACGCTACGCGACGACAGCGGCATGGTCGGACGCTACGCGACGACAGCGGCAGGACAGGGCGTTGACCTGCGGCCTGTTGTGGCTACACTTGTGGCTATGATTGTGGATACT
Coding sequences within:
- a CDS encoding ribbon-helix-helix domain-containing protein is translated as MKVSVSLSEQDLAALDRYVEEAGLESRSAAVQQAIRRLQDPQLEAAYAAAWEEWAVAGDEDAWASTSADGLTDAAR
- a CDS encoding type II toxin-antitoxin system PemK/MazF family toxin — translated: MLRGEILLVDLDPVRGSEANKRRPAVLVSNDRANTMAERLGRGVVTVVPVTSNVERIFPFQVLLPADETGLRVDSKAQAEQVRSVAVERVGSAVGRVSHRLMAAVDEALRIHLQL
- a CDS encoding 1-aminocyclopropane-1-carboxylate deaminase/D-cysteine desulfhydrase, with the translated sequence MTTQPEHLDLPRIDLRGFVSPVQLLPRLGDHLGLEVWCKRDDLGSVGLAGNKVRKLEAELAHARALGATHIVTEGSRHSNATRAAAAAAAALGLRCTLVLCHDEPKEPVGNLLLDALFGADLRLVGDVSWVELAGLTTDVVRELEVAGERVHRLPIGSATGRGAASFVHAYLEATDQLAAHGVAPRTIVHASSGGSTHAGLVLGRTLRGQATRILGVVVAGEVYEDVPGTYLRLANEGADLVAPGLRVTGSDLELTQDYLGEGYGEAAPGVTEAIDLMARLEGIVVDPVYTAKAVAAIIDLAGRGLIEGPVLFWHTGGYHSMFDPSLAARVWANLPRLRDLRL
- a CDS encoding Lrp/AsnC family transcriptional regulator, producing MHTLDAVDARILLARDGDMDASLVEISARLGISRNTVHARLKKLREGGALRPPSTALSPAALGRPLLAFVTVSVSQQEIDHVYAAIAAIPEVVETHTTTGDADLMLRVVARDTVDLHRITQRIQLAPGVHRSSTAIATTEVIAPRMSLLLQRLAGDGQAAAPHRKP
- a CDS encoding LysR family transcriptional regulator substrate-binding protein — protein: MQALRHGQIDAALVRTSPPADPAHSDLVSLTLFTEKLVAALPATDSRAQQTSVTLQELSEGPLAVCATAPTATADLWAHHGPSPRTVRVANTDEWLARITLG
- a CDS encoding IS110 family RNA-guided transposase, whose protein sequence is MDAENPLVVIGMDPHKRTVTIEVMTSHEQVVGGGRFTTDADGYAQLLGYARQWPQRLWAVEGCAGIGKHVASRLVADGEDVVDVPAKMSARVRVFATGQGRKTDATDAHSIALVGVRMGGLRPVVDDEQLEVLRMCVDRRASLGAEHTRKVCQLHKLLLELIPGGAKRSLSAAQAKELLKKVRPTTVAGKVRKAHAVELAEDLAKIYARTKAADKELKSLVKATGTGLIDLHGIGPSGAARLLVEVADITRFPDRNHFASWTGTAPVDASSGDHTHHRLSRKGNRQINRVLHIMAVVHLRHATEGRAYYDRKVAAGKTPMEAMRCLKRRLSDLVYKAMLDDLAGPTATGPGGQRGDDSDSSVTGSQPDAGSSDKPLPGPATTKRRTSLPAAS